In the Maridesulfovibrio ferrireducens genome, one interval contains:
- a CDS encoding COR domain-containing protein, with protein MDEVLELIERARVEEWELLDLSNKNLTEIPPSLFTLKNLKILNLSQNKLSNIPKRVGKLKELILLSLFKNKISNISPQIGTLEKLTELILFENKLTQLPASIVNLKNLKRLLLAGNNLKRLPKNIQNLKNLEELILYNNPLLSVPIEIEKCTNLKKIDLQGNITTSSPIFLKKLVNLEYLDLSYALFTNIPENIIGLSNLKELNLSDINLKQKFKWIEKLTKLEKVNLSFTRFTKIPEEVAKLKNLKILTINNNEIISLPEWLDNLPKLETLELKNNPIPIPPEILETNDAQAILNFWRKSRTDSRPLNQGKMLLVGQGGVGKTSLAKKLISNEFDEKERMTEGINIDDWQLTVDDTEITAKVWDFGGQEVMHATHQFFLTERSLYLLVWDARQEDTYGQVDYWLKTIQSFGGNSPVIIVSNKNDDGGAKSLDEKALLRKYPNIFSIHKVSCKEDTGLKELKDDICKAYADMPHIRNPWPASWFNAKETLETKTTDHITFKDYKEICGANTVAEEDYRPLIEFLHDLGVVLCFREDPRLCETAVLNPEWVTGGVYKILNSDLAKELRGSLSVKSIKEILNNGSGYKGKEMFIIDMMKKFELCFVADEAGTYLIPELLEPNEPKLGWNEDECLVLSYHYNILPQSIISRFIVRMHNNIYLKTYWKNGVVLINNEGTNKALVRADPSDKTLSIYINGPVENRRDFIAEIRGNLGYIHKSFKELKAEAKVPVPNQPSILVPYEHLRMLENRGEKTFYPEGMDEKVEVKTLLTGVKPDIEKYTKEFVTLLRQLEKNAPDYAESLAQLSSEIDIEKLSQNKYSKKEKESFYARARKAIQSVPRGLDMIDSAVANIDRINQLLDLIPNL; from the coding sequence ATGGATGAAGTTTTAGAATTGATTGAGCGGGCGCGGGTTGAGGAATGGGAATTACTAGATCTAAGTAATAAAAATCTAACAGAAATACCACCTTCGCTCTTCACACTTAAAAACCTTAAGATTTTAAATCTATCTCAGAATAAACTTTCAAATATACCTAAAAGAGTTGGTAAATTAAAAGAACTAATACTCCTATCCCTGTTTAAGAATAAAATTTCCAACATTTCACCACAAATAGGAACTCTAGAAAAACTGACCGAACTTATTCTCTTCGAAAATAAACTGACGCAACTCCCCGCATCTATTGTGAACCTCAAAAATTTAAAAAGATTGCTCCTTGCCGGTAATAACCTAAAAAGATTGCCAAAAAATATCCAAAATCTAAAAAACCTAGAAGAGTTAATTCTATATAACAATCCATTGTTATCTGTCCCTATAGAAATAGAAAAATGTACAAATCTTAAAAAAATAGACTTGCAAGGAAACATTACAACAAGCTCACCAATTTTTTTAAAAAAACTAGTAAACTTAGAATACCTTGACTTATCTTACGCTCTATTTACAAATATTCCAGAAAATATAATAGGGTTGTCAAACCTTAAAGAACTAAACCTAAGTGACATTAATCTTAAACAAAAGTTCAAATGGATTGAAAAGCTCACAAAACTAGAAAAAGTAAATTTATCTTTCACCAGATTTACAAAGATTCCTGAAGAAGTCGCCAAACTGAAAAATCTAAAAATATTAACTATTAATAATAATGAAATCATATCATTACCCGAGTGGCTGGACAACTTACCTAAGCTAGAAACTCTAGAATTAAAAAACAACCCTATCCCTATCCCTCCTGAAATACTTGAAACTAACGACGCTCAAGCAATTCTTAATTTTTGGAGAAAATCCCGTACAGACTCAAGACCTTTAAACCAAGGAAAGATGCTACTTGTAGGACAGGGTGGTGTAGGTAAAACTTCTCTTGCAAAAAAACTAATAAGCAATGAGTTTGATGAAAAAGAGCGGATGACGGAAGGAATTAATATAGACGACTGGCAACTCACTGTTGATGATACAGAAATCACAGCAAAAGTGTGGGACTTCGGCGGACAAGAAGTAATGCACGCCACTCACCAGTTTTTTCTAACTGAACGTAGCCTATACCTTCTTGTCTGGGACGCTCGTCAAGAAGATACCTACGGACAAGTAGATTACTGGCTTAAAACTATCCAAAGCTTTGGCGGAAACTCTCCGGTAATCATAGTTTCAAACAAAAATGACGATGGAGGAGCCAAATCTCTCGATGAAAAAGCTCTTTTAAGAAAATACCCCAACATCTTTTCTATCCACAAAGTTTCATGCAAAGAGGATACAGGATTAAAAGAACTTAAAGACGACATATGTAAAGCATACGCTGACATGCCACACATACGAAACCCTTGGCCCGCTTCATGGTTCAACGCAAAAGAAACTCTTGAAACTAAAACAACTGACCATATAACTTTCAAAGATTACAAAGAAATTTGTGGAGCAAACACAGTTGCCGAGGAAGACTACCGTCCTCTTATTGAGTTTTTACACGATCTAGGAGTTGTGCTTTGCTTCCGCGAAGACCCAAGGCTTTGCGAAACTGCCGTTTTAAACCCAGAATGGGTCACAGGCGGAGTATACAAAATTCTTAATTCAGATTTAGCAAAAGAACTACGAGGCAGCCTGTCAGTAAAATCTATCAAAGAAATTTTGAACAACGGAAGCGGCTATAAGGGTAAAGAAATGTTCATCATCGACATGATGAAAAAATTTGAACTTTGCTTTGTGGCCGACGAAGCAGGAACATACCTAATACCGGAACTCCTTGAACCTAACGAACCCAAACTGGGCTGGAATGAAGATGAATGCTTAGTTCTTAGCTACCATTACAACATTCTGCCTCAGAGTATTATATCAAGATTTATTGTTCGCATGCACAACAACATTTACCTTAAAACATACTGGAAAAATGGTGTAGTTCTTATAAACAATGAAGGAACCAACAAAGCCTTAGTACGTGCTGACCCATCAGATAAAACTCTATCAATTTATATAAACGGACCAGTTGAAAACAGGCGCGACTTCATCGCTGAGATTAGAGGCAACCTTGGATATATCCACAAGTCCTTCAAAGAACTTAAAGCCGAAGCCAAAGTTCCCGTACCCAATCAACCCAGTATCTTGGTACCATATGAACATCTTCGCATGTTAGAGAACCGTGGCGAAAAAACATTTTACCCCGAAGGGATGGATGAAAAAGTTGAAGTAAAAACTCTACTGACCGGCGTAAAACCAGACATTGAAAAGTACACCAAAGAATTTGTAACACTACTCCGTCAACTTGAAAAAAATGCACCAGATTATGCGGAATCACTTGCTCAGTTATCTTCTGAGATTGATATCGAGAAGCTTTCGCAAAATAAATATAGTAAAAAGGAAAAAGAAAGTTTTTACGCTCGGGCGCGAAAAGCAATTCAATCAGTACCCAGAGGGCTAGACATGATAGACAGTGCTGTGGCTAACATCGACAGAATAAATCAACTTTTAGATTTAATTCCTAATTTATAG
- the pnuC gene encoding nicotinamide riboside transporter PnuC: MLDIAMEPINFIITFINSMGLGERVSIATGLIYIVLSVRQNALCWPFGIVSVAIWMVVVFQGKLYSDAFLQFIYVVLGFYGWHQWLRGGKDHEPLKVRKIDLKLSLRLAAIGLITFIPLGYISENYLGASFPWWDALTTVISLIAQYLLAKKYLENWILWITADAMYIVIYYLKGWTGYSGLMTVYTVMAIIGFAGWLKSYKADRVQQCQPA; this comes from the coding sequence ATGCTTGATATTGCAATGGAACCGATAAACTTCATCATAACCTTCATTAACTCTATGGGGCTTGGTGAACGTGTATCCATTGCCACAGGGCTGATTTATATAGTGCTGAGTGTCCGGCAGAATGCTTTATGCTGGCCTTTCGGAATTGTGAGCGTGGCGATATGGATGGTTGTTGTCTTTCAAGGCAAACTGTACTCGGACGCATTTCTGCAATTTATATATGTCGTGCTGGGCTTCTACGGCTGGCATCAATGGCTTCGCGGCGGCAAAGATCACGAACCGCTTAAAGTTCGTAAAATTGACCTCAAATTATCCCTCCGCCTTGCCGCGATCGGGCTTATCACATTCATACCGCTCGGATATATCTCAGAAAACTACCTCGGAGCATCTTTTCCATGGTGGGACGCCCTCACGACTGTCATAAGCCTTATTGCTCAATATCTGCTGGCTAAAAAGTACCTCGAAAACTGGATTCTGTGGATTACCGCAGACGCAATGTATATCGTTATATACTACCTCAAAGGATGGACCGGATACAGCGGATTGATGACGGTTTATACTGTCATGGCAATTATCGGATTCGCCGGATGGCTCAAATCTTACAAAGCGGACAGAGTGCAGCAATGCCAACCCGCATAG
- a CDS encoding AAA family ATPase, producing the protein MPTRIVILGSECTGKTTLAAKIAEHFKVDFAPEYLREYFEMKNGHLTINDAIPIAKGQLEKERKLELKGYCPLLCDTDIITSIVYSKYYFGKCPDWIETEAMKRGSTHYLLCDIDVPWTADGQRDRPEEREYMQNLFLNELHERNLPFDIISGDIESRFNKSVTIINNLLHC; encoded by the coding sequence ATGCCAACCCGCATAGTAATTCTCGGCTCTGAATGTACAGGCAAAACAACACTCGCCGCAAAAATAGCTGAACATTTTAAAGTAGATTTCGCCCCGGAATACCTGCGGGAATACTTTGAGATGAAAAACGGTCATCTTACGATCAATGACGCCATCCCCATTGCAAAAGGACAACTGGAAAAAGAACGCAAGCTTGAACTGAAGGGTTACTGCCCGCTTCTCTGCGATACCGACATAATAACCTCGATTGTCTACTCTAAGTATTACTTCGGCAAATGCCCGGATTGGATAGAAACGGAAGCTATGAAGCGAGGAAGCACCCACTACTTGCTTTGCGACATAGATGTTCCATGGACTGCCGACGGGCAACGGGACAGACCGGAGGAAAGAGAATACATGCAGAATCTTTTCTTAAACGAACTGCACGAAAGAAACCTGCCATTTGATATTATATCCGGTGACATTGAAAGTAGATTTAATAAATCTGTAACTATCATCAACAACTTACTACACTGCTGA
- a CDS encoding ABC transporter substrate-binding protein: MRKKLLLTFAIVVCFALGATVAQAKTLTLGLKGEPTSLDPHFHNVSANNMQALYIFDKLIRQDNRQKLQPGLAESWAPISETVWEFKLRKGVKFHDGSPFTAEDVKFTLERIPNVPNSPSSFSGFVNEIKTIDIVDANTIRLTTEKPSPLLPRQLAAFTIISKKNAEGASTADFNSGKAAIGTGPYALVKWERGDKIIYKRNDAYWGEKLPWDEIIVRPITNDGTRVAALKSGDVDLINFVPPADIDHLGKESKIHLSESPSTRLIYLHLDSDRDDSPTVTGNNGEKIKNPLKDPRVRKAISKAINRRAIAARIMDGLAVPASQMVPDGYEGTSTRLKPEAYDPKGAKKLLELAGYPEGFKIIINGPNDRYVNDSDIAQAIAQMLTKVGIKTEVSTMPKSVYFGRASKLEFSLMLVGWATDTGEQSNCLASLLHTYDADKGFGASNRGRYSNPQLDSMLEEALVTVDQDKHNDLIIKATEIGISDTGIVPIHYQVNVWGMKKGLDYNGRTDGYTIPREIISGK, translated from the coding sequence ATGCGGAAAAAATTATTGCTGACTTTTGCAATCGTAGTATGTTTTGCGCTCGGAGCAACAGTTGCACAAGCCAAAACACTGACTTTGGGCCTCAAGGGAGAACCAACTTCTCTTGACCCTCACTTTCACAACGTTTCAGCCAACAATATGCAGGCTCTGTACATTTTTGACAAACTTATCCGTCAGGACAACAGACAAAAACTCCAGCCGGGTCTTGCCGAGTCCTGGGCCCCTATTTCTGAAACAGTATGGGAATTCAAACTTCGCAAAGGCGTAAAATTTCATGACGGATCTCCGTTCACAGCTGAAGATGTAAAATTCACACTTGAACGCATTCCTAATGTTCCTAACAGCCCGTCTTCTTTCTCCGGATTTGTAAACGAAATCAAAACAATTGATATCGTAGATGCTAACACTATCCGCTTAACTACAGAAAAACCTTCACCTCTTTTGCCCAGACAGCTGGCAGCATTCACCATCATTTCCAAAAAAAATGCTGAAGGCGCATCCACTGCAGACTTCAACTCAGGTAAAGCTGCAATCGGAACCGGTCCTTATGCTTTAGTTAAATGGGAACGTGGAGACAAAATTATATACAAACGCAATGATGCATACTGGGGAGAAAAACTTCCATGGGATGAAATCATCGTCAGACCGATTACTAATGACGGAACCCGCGTTGCAGCACTTAAGTCCGGTGACGTAGACCTCATTAACTTTGTACCGCCTGCCGATATCGATCACCTTGGAAAAGAATCAAAAATTCATCTTTCCGAGTCTCCTTCGACCCGCCTCATCTACCTGCACCTTGACTCTGACCGTGACGACTCTCCTACCGTCACAGGTAACAACGGCGAAAAGATCAAGAATCCTCTGAAAGACCCACGTGTACGTAAAGCTATTTCTAAAGCTATCAACCGCAGAGCTATTGCTGCACGCATCATGGACGGACTTGCTGTTCCTGCAAGCCAGATGGTTCCAGATGGATACGAAGGCACAAGCACAAGACTTAAGCCTGAAGCATACGATCCTAAAGGCGCAAAGAAATTACTTGAGCTTGCAGGTTACCCTGAAGGATTCAAAATCATCATCAACGGACCTAATGACCGTTATGTAAACGATTCTGATATCGCTCAGGCGATTGCTCAGATGCTGACCAAAGTCGGTATCAAAACAGAAGTCAGCACCATGCCTAAGAGTGTTTACTTCGGTAGAGCTTCCAAACTCGAATTCAGTCTCATGCTCGTAGGCTGGGCAACAGATACCGGCGAACAGTCCAACTGCCTCGCATCTTTGCTGCATACTTACGATGCAGATAAAGGTTTCGGCGCATCCAACCGCGGTCGTTACTCCAATCCACAGCTTGACTCCATGCTCGAAGAAGCTCTTGTCACAGTTGATCAGGACAAACATAACGATCTGATTATCAAAGCAACTGAAATTGGTATCAGCGACACCGGAATCGTTCCTATTCACTATCAGGTGAATGTATGGGGAATGAAGAAGGGACTGGATTACAATGGCCGCACCGATGGTTACACCATCCCACGCGAAATCATTTCAGGTAAATAA
- a CDS encoding ABC transporter permease: MLAFLIRRISQSVMVLLVMSMLVFVGVFYIGNPIDILIAPDATPAEYARAVKELGLDKPMLTQYGIFLKDALHGDLGNSFVYNEPALKLILQRMPATMELAVTAMLMAVFIGIPLGMLAGIKHDTMLGRSIMRFSILGFSLPTFWVGLMFIILFSVQLGWLPSGGRGTTVELLGVPVSFLTWDGIQHLILPAMNLALFKTSLAIRLSRAGVQENLQMDYVKFAKAKGLSNTRIIGLHVMKNIMIPVITVLGMEFGGLIAFAVVTETIFSWPGMGKLVIDSIGVLDRPVIVAYLLITVTMFIIINLLVDIIYSILDPRVRLGDQN, from the coding sequence ATGCTCGCATTTTTGATTCGCAGAATTTCACAAAGCGTCATGGTACTGCTTGTTATGTCCATGCTGGTCTTCGTGGGTGTCTTTTACATAGGCAATCCCATCGATATTCTGATCGCCCCGGATGCTACACCGGCAGAATACGCACGTGCAGTAAAAGAGCTGGGACTTGATAAGCCCATGCTCACCCAATACGGAATATTTTTAAAGGACGCCCTGCACGGTGATTTAGGTAACTCCTTTGTATATAATGAACCGGCATTAAAACTGATCCTGCAAAGGATGCCCGCCACAATGGAACTCGCGGTCACAGCTATGCTTATGGCTGTCTTTATAGGTATCCCGCTGGGGATGCTTGCGGGAATCAAGCACGATACAATGCTTGGCCGAAGTATTATGCGCTTCTCCATTCTGGGATTCAGTCTTCCCACCTTCTGGGTCGGCCTCATGTTCATCATACTTTTTTCCGTTCAACTGGGCTGGCTGCCGTCCGGCGGACGCGGGACCACAGTTGAACTGCTGGGAGTTCCGGTAAGTTTTCTTACATGGGACGGCATACAGCACTTAATCCTTCCGGCCATGAACCTCGCACTTTTCAAGACCTCACTGGCCATCAGACTCAGCAGAGCCGGAGTTCAAGAAAATTTACAGATGGACTATGTAAAATTTGCCAAAGCGAAGGGGCTTTCAAACACCAGAATCATCGGATTGCATGTCATGAAAAACATCATGATTCCGGTCATTACGGTTCTGGGTATGGAATTCGGCGGCCTGATTGCTTTCGCGGTAGTTACTGAAACTATTTTTTCATGGCCCGGCATGGGTAAACTGGTCATCGACTCAATCGGTGTGCTGGACCGTCCTGTAATCGTTGCATACCTGCTGATTACCGTGACAATGTTCATCATTATCAATCTACTCGTTGACATCATCTACTCCATACTGGACCCCAGAGTTCGTCTGGGCGACCAAAATTAG
- a CDS encoding ABC transporter permease has translation MADMNELIEPDVKEESLLLLSLKEFFESRTASIGLVILTVIVVVALLAPYISPQNPYDLMSIDIMDSKLEPGSKSMDESVTFLLGTDSQGRDMLSSILYGLRISLGVGVLSTIIALIIGSAIGLWASFVGGKTDSFIMRVVDLQLSFPAILVALILLAVLGKGIDKIILSLVIVQWAYYARAIRSNVLVERRKEYVEAAKCLALPQRRVMFGHVLPNCTPELIVISTVKVAGAIALEATLSFLGLGMPITEPSLGLLIANGFKYMQSGYYWISFYPGVALLILIVSINIVGDRLRDVLNPRLKK, from the coding sequence ATGGCAGACATGAACGAATTAATAGAGCCGGATGTAAAAGAAGAATCCCTGCTGTTGCTATCGCTCAAAGAATTTTTTGAAAGTAGAACCGCATCCATCGGACTGGTAATTCTAACGGTGATAGTTGTGGTGGCACTTCTTGCGCCTTATATTTCTCCGCAAAACCCCTACGATTTGATGAGCATCGACATCATGGATTCCAAGCTTGAGCCCGGAAGCAAATCCATGGACGAATCTGTCACCTTTCTTTTGGGAACAGACAGTCAGGGCCGCGATATGCTCAGCTCCATACTCTACGGACTGCGCATCAGTCTCGGAGTCGGGGTACTGAGTACAATAATCGCTCTTATCATCGGGTCAGCTATCGGTCTGTGGGCCTCATTTGTAGGAGGTAAAACAGATTCCTTTATTATGCGGGTAGTTGACCTGCAACTGAGTTTTCCTGCAATTCTGGTTGCACTTATACTGCTGGCGGTACTGGGAAAAGGGATCGATAAGATCATACTTTCACTGGTCATTGTGCAGTGGGCATATTATGCCCGCGCCATACGCAGTAATGTTCTGGTGGAACGCAGAAAAGAATACGTTGAAGCCGCCAAGTGTCTTGCCTTGCCGCAACGACGGGTCATGTTCGGGCACGTGCTGCCTAACTGTACGCCGGAACTGATTGTTATCTCCACCGTAAAAGTTGCCGGAGCTATCGCGCTCGAAGCAACCCTGTCCTTTCTGGGACTGGGAATGCCTATCACAGAACCTTCTTTAGGGTTGTTGATTGCGAACGGGTTTAAATACATGCAGAGCGGATATTACTGGATCAGCTTCTATCCCGGTGTTGCACTGCTCATTTTAATTGTAAGTATTAATATCGTAGGTGACAGACTGCGTGATGTTTTGAATCCGAGGCTTAAAAAATGA
- a CDS encoding ABC transporter ATP-binding protein encodes MSNKLLDIKNLETFFYTRAGIAKAVNGISLSIDKGEIIGIVGESGSGKSVTGFSIMGLVDPPGEIAGGSIKFKGEEILGQSEEQWRSFRGSKVSMIFQDPMMTLNPVLRIDTQMIEAIRAHEKVSKSEARKRCVETLAMVGIPSPEERIKSYPHQFSGGMRQRVAIAIGLLNKPDLIIADEPTTALDVTIQAQILSEMQTLCRKTGMALIWITHDLTVIAGLAHKVAVMYAGKIIEEGNVQEVLDYPLHPYTHGLIGSVPSRNKRGEPLYQIPGMTPSLINIPAGCSFRMRCPRADGMCMQEPEEAKPTNGRMVRCHHPL; translated from the coding sequence ATGAGCAATAAATTACTCGATATCAAGAATCTGGAAACTTTTTTTTACACCCGTGCCGGAATTGCCAAGGCCGTTAACGGCATATCTCTAAGCATTGATAAGGGTGAAATCATAGGTATCGTAGGGGAATCAGGGTCAGGTAAATCAGTAACCGGCTTCTCAATTATGGGACTTGTGGACCCTCCCGGAGAAATAGCGGGCGGCAGTATCAAGTTCAAAGGAGAAGAAATTCTCGGACAGAGCGAAGAACAATGGCGCTCTTTCAGAGGCTCAAAAGTTTCCATGATTTTTCAGGACCCGATGATGACTCTGAATCCCGTCCTCCGCATTGACACCCAGATGATTGAAGCCATCCGCGCGCATGAAAAGGTCAGTAAAAGCGAAGCCAGAAAAAGATGCGTCGAAACTCTGGCTATGGTTGGGATTCCTTCACCGGAAGAGCGTATTAAATCTTATCCGCACCAGTTTTCAGGCGGAATGAGACAGCGCGTAGCCATTGCCATCGGACTTTTAAATAAACCGGACCTGATTATTGCAGATGAGCCGACAACAGCTCTTGATGTCACTATTCAAGCACAGATTCTGTCTGAAATGCAGACTCTCTGCCGCAAAACAGGAATGGCGCTGATCTGGATTACTCACGATCTGACTGTCATAGCCGGACTGGCTCATAAAGTAGCCGTCATGTACGCAGGAAAAATCATCGAAGAAGGCAATGTTCAGGAAGTTCTGGATTACCCGCTGCACCCTTATACTCACGGGCTGATCGGTTCTGTTCCGAGCCGGAACAAACGCGGAGAGCCTCTATATCAGATTCCGGGAATGACGCCCTCGCTGATTAATATTCCAGCAGGCTGTTCATTCAGGATGCGCTGTCCCAGAGCTGATGGAATGTGCATGCAGGAACCGGAAGAAGCAAAGCCGACCAACGGGCGCATGGTTCGCTGCCACCACCCTCTCTAA
- a CDS encoding ABC transporter ATP-binding protein produces the protein MSDATTPFLSCKNLSRVFVKKLDFAGKIASALGSKIREERVQAVDSVDLDIMPGEVLGLVGESGCGKSTLGRMLCGILPDSGGDILYKGQNVKDLSAKDALHYAINVQMIFQDPYASLNPRKRVSQIIGEAPLYHGLTTRKNFDSYLSEVMLRCGLDPTYKDRYPHQFSGGQRQRIGIARAMAVQPECLVCDESVAALDVSIQAQILNLFMNLRKELNLTCLFISHDLGVVEHISDRIAVMYLGRIVEIASVETLFSNPFHPYSQALLNEIPRLEKRDVDFAPLKGEIPSPLDPPEGCHFHPRCAHAMDICRLAVPEIREIAPGHKTRCHLSNIKK, from the coding sequence ATGAGTGATGCCACCACCCCATTTTTAAGCTGTAAAAACCTCAGCCGGGTCTTTGTTAAAAAGCTCGACTTTGCAGGCAAAATAGCAAGCGCTCTCGGTTCAAAGATTCGCGAGGAAAGAGTTCAGGCTGTCGATAGCGTTGATCTCGACATTATGCCCGGTGAAGTTCTGGGGCTGGTCGGAGAATCGGGCTGCGGAAAATCCACGCTCGGCAGAATGCTTTGCGGAATTCTACCGGATTCAGGCGGCGATATTTTATACAAAGGTCAAAATGTAAAAGACCTGTCTGCAAAGGATGCCCTGCACTACGCCATAAATGTGCAGATGATTTTTCAGGACCCTTACGCGTCACTGAACCCACGGAAAAGAGTGAGCCAGATCATCGGAGAAGCTCCGCTTTATCACGGCCTTACCACTCGCAAAAATTTTGATTCATACTTATCCGAAGTGATGCTTCGCTGCGGACTTGATCCGACCTATAAAGATCGCTACCCGCACCAGTTTTCAGGCGGACAGCGCCAGCGTATCGGTATAGCAAGGGCAATGGCTGTTCAGCCGGAATGTCTTGTTTGTGATGAATCAGTAGCCGCGCTGGATGTATCCATTCAGGCTCAAATTCTGAACCTGTTTATGAATCTGCGCAAAGAGCTGAATCTTACGTGTTTGTTCATCAGTCATGACTTGGGAGTTGTAGAGCATATTTCCGACCGCATTGCGGTTATGTATCTAGGTAGAATCGTTGAGATAGCGTCAGTTGAGACACTGTTCAGCAACCCGTTTCATCCATATTCACAAGCTCTTCTGAACGAAATTCCGAGACTGGAAAAAAGAGATGTAGATTTTGCCCCGTTAAAAGGCGAAATTCCTTCACCGTTAGATCCACCTGAAGGCTGTCATTTTCATCCACGGTGTGCACATGCAATGGATATATGCAGGCTGGCAGTTCCTGAAATACGCGAAATAGCACCGGGACACAAAACCCGCTGCCATCTTTCAAATATCAAAAAATAA
- a CDS encoding 4Fe-4S binding protein, which translates to MTCSKLRLICFSPTRTTKRVLKAIAEGVDAKELTVSDVTRNDGVPDDFDCSKDDLVIIGAPVYSGRLPSVVLDRLATLKGNGVPVVLVVVYGNRAYEDALLELTDLAEGAGFKTVAGAAFIGEHSFSTSATPLSVGRPDFADIDKAKSFGAELASKFSSNGFASDSKLKVPGNKPYKTKSASASVSPISLDNCELCGSCERVCPTGAIAVGAHVVTDGDKCILCCACIKVCTAGFRKMEIPKILKVTQFLADTCKDRKEPEIHY; encoded by the coding sequence ATGACTTGTTCTAAGCTTCGGTTGATTTGTTTTTCTCCTACAAGAACAACAAAGCGCGTGCTGAAAGCTATTGCCGAAGGTGTTGATGCAAAGGAACTGACCGTTTCTGATGTGACCCGAAACGATGGAGTTCCGGATGATTTTGATTGTTCAAAGGATGATCTGGTTATAATCGGAGCGCCTGTCTATTCAGGACGTTTGCCATCAGTTGTACTCGACAGGCTGGCAACTTTGAAAGGAAACGGCGTGCCTGTTGTTTTGGTCGTGGTTTACGGTAACAGAGCTTACGAAGATGCCTTGCTTGAGCTTACAGATCTTGCTGAAGGTGCTGGTTTTAAAACTGTTGCAGGGGCTGCGTTTATCGGGGAACATTCCTTTTCAACTTCGGCTACTCCGCTTTCAGTGGGAAGGCCGGATTTTGCAGATATTGATAAAGCAAAGAGTTTCGGCGCAGAATTGGCAAGCAAATTTTCAAGCAACGGTTTTGCTAGTGATTCAAAACTTAAAGTGCCGGGCAATAAGCCTTATAAGACAAAATCTGCGAGTGCATCTGTTTCTCCGATTTCGCTGGATAATTGTGAACTGTGTGGTTCATGTGAAAGGGTTTGTCCTACGGGAGCAATAGCTGTCGGGGCGCACGTAGTAACTGACGGCGATAAGTGTATATTGTGCTGTGCCTGTATAAAGGTCTGTACTGCAGGTTTTAGAAAAATGGAAATTCCGAAGATTTTGAAAGTTACGCAATTTCTTGCTGATACTTGTAAAGATCGTAAAGAACCTGAAATTCATTATTAA
- the fsa gene encoding fructose-6-phosphate aldolase: MEFFLDTANLSEIKNAQNLGLLDGVTTNPTLLSREGGDWREQAKEICRMVDGPVPVPVSLEVMGETAKEMINEAEDLSKFGKNVVIKIPMTSEGLIATRALTEKKMKTNVTLVFSPLQALLAAKAGATYVSPFVGRLDGISHDGMELISQIRTIFDNYDFSTKILVASIRNPLHVLDSALIGADVATIPYKIISELAKHPLTDQGLAAFKTDWDSLTK, translated from the coding sequence ATGGAATTTTTTTTAGATACAGCAAATTTGAGTGAAATCAAGAACGCACAGAATTTGGGACTTCTTGATGGAGTTACAACAAATCCTACGCTTTTATCCCGTGAAGGCGGAGACTGGCGTGAGCAGGCAAAAGAGATTTGCCGTATGGTTGACGGGCCCGTTCCTGTCCCCGTCAGTCTAGAGGTAATGGGCGAAACTGCTAAAGAAATGATTAACGAGGCAGAAGATCTTTCTAAATTCGGTAAAAATGTTGTTATCAAAATACCTATGACTTCCGAAGGTTTGATTGCAACTAGGGCTCTTACTGAAAAGAAAATGAAGACCAACGTAACTCTTGTGTTTTCTCCTCTTCAAGCTCTTTTAGCGGCTAAAGCCGGTGCCACTTATGTCAGTCCTTTTGTTGGCAGACTTGATGGTATTTCTCACGATGGAATGGAATTGATTTCACAGATACGGACAATTTTCGATAATTATGACTTTTCCACTAAAATTCTGGTGGCGAGTATCCGCAATCCTTTGCATGTTCTCGATTCAGCTTTGATCGGCGCAGATGTGGCGACCATTCCGTATAAGATTATCAGCGAGCTTGCCAAGCATCCCCTGACAGATCAGGGATTGGCGGCATTCAAGACTGATTGGGATAGTTTGACTAAGTAG